CGTCATCACGACCGCGCTCGGGCAGGCGGGCATCAGTCCCGACCAGCTCGAGGCGCTGGGCGTGACGAACCAGCGTGAAACCACGCTCCTGTGGGACGCCGACTCCGGCAAGCCGGTCCACAACGCCATCGTCTGGCAGGACCGCAGAACCACGGACCGCGTCGAGCAACTCGAGGAGGACGGGCTGGTCGGGACCATCCGCGAGAAGACCGGGCTGGAGGCCGACGCGTACTTCTCGGCGACCAAGGCCGAGTGGCTGCTCGACAACGCCGACCCGATCAAGCTCGAGCGATCGCGGCCGGAAGACATTCGCGACCGTGCGGAGAAGGGCGAAGTGCTCTTCGGCACGATCGACACGTGGCTCATCTACAACCTCACGGGCAACCACATCACCGAGGTCACGAACGCGTCGCGGACGATGCTGTACAACATCCACGACCTCGAGTGGGACGACGACCTCCTGGAGGAGTTCTCGGTCCCCGCGGAGATGCTGCCCGAGGTCCGGCCGTCCAGCGACGACGACACCTACGGGACGACCGATCCCGAGGGCTTCCTCGAGGCCGAGGTGCCGGTCGCGGGCGCGCTCGGTGACCAGCAGGCGGCCCTGTTCGGCCAGACCTGTTTCGACGCCGGCGACGCGAAGAACACCTACGGGACGGGCTCGTTCTTCCTGATGAACACCGGCAACGAGGCCGTCGAGAGCGACCACGGCCTCCTGACGACGATCGGCTTCCAGAAGTCGGGCGAGGACGTCCAGTACGCCCTCGAGGGCTCGATCTTCATCACCGGCGCGGCGATCGAGTGGCTCGAGGACATGACGCTGATCGACGATCCCGCGGAGACGGCGGAACTCGCCCGCAGCGTCGACTCGACGGACGGCGTCTACGTCGTCCCCGCCTTCACGGGGCTCGGTGCGCCACACTGGGATCAGCGCGCACGCGGGACCATCGTCGGGATGACCCGCGGCACCCGCAAGGAGCACATCGTGCGTGCGACCCTGGAGTCGATCGCCTACCAGACCCGCGACGTCGCCGAGGCTATGGAAGCGGATTCGGGCATCGAGATGACGTCGCTGAAGGTCGACGGCGGTGCCGTCAAGAACAACTACCTCTGTCAGCTCCAGTCCGACATCATCGGCTCGGACATCGTCCGCCCCGTCGTCGACGAGACGACGGCGCTCGGCTCCGCGTACGCGGCCGGGCTGGCCGTCGGCTACTGGAGCGACGTGGACAGCCTGCGCGACAACTGGCAGGTCGACGCCGAGTTCGAATCCGAGATGAACCGGGACGAGGCCGACGAGATGTACGACCGCTGGGGCGACGCGCTCGAGCGATCGCGTGACTGGGCAACGGACGGTGGGGGCGAATGATCGACGCGTTACTCGACCTCGCGGAGATCATCGCCGCCTTCGGCGGCGGCGCGTTCGGTGCGGCGCTCGGTCCGCTGCCAGCCTTTATTTTCACCGGCTTCATGGTGATCGCCGGCGAAGCGGCGGCGATCACCGGCATCGAAGGCTCCGGCGCGATCACTGGCAGCGTCGCCTTCGGCCCGCCGTTCTCGCCGGCCATCTCCTTCGCCGGCGGTGTCGCCGCGACCGCCTACGCCGCACGGCAAGGCTACATGGATACCGATTTCGACTACCACGAGGCGAAGAACATCGCGTTCGCGCTCGGGACCAAGCCCGACGTGCTCGCCGTCGGCGGCGCGTTCGGGATCTTCGGCTACTGGCTCCAGACGGCCTCGGCGGAACTGGCGCTGCCGTACGACCCGATCGCGATGGGCGTCGTCCTCTCGGCGCTGTTCCACCGGCTCATCCTCGGCTACAGCGTCATCGGCAAGGTCCGCGGCTCGGGCATCCTCGACATGGGCCCGTTCGAGCGCGAAGAGCGCCGCGCCGCGGCCGACGGGGGCGAAGCGATGACCGACGGGGGCGAAGCACAGTCCGCGGCCGCTGCCGCCCAGACCGGTCGCTTCGCGGTCGAACCGTGGCTTCCCCACCAGTACCAGTGGGGCCACGTCGCGATGATCGGCCTCGCGGCCGGGCTGCTCGGAGCCTACACCGCGCTGGTCACCGGGAGCGCGTTTCTCGCCTTCGGGATCAGCGCCGCGACGCTGCTGTTCCTCAACTGCGGCGTCGAACAGATTCCAGTAACTCACCACATGACGCTGCCGGCCTCGACGGCCGCACTCGCCGTCACCGCAGAAGGCGGTGCCGTGATCGCCGGTGCTGGTGAGCCGACCGCACTCATCATCGGCGGCGTCTTCGGCGTGATCTGTGCGCTGTTCGGCGAGCTGTTCCAGCGGGTCTTCTACGCCCACGGCGACACCCACTGGGACCCGCCGGCCGCTGCGATCGTCTTCGGGACCTTCCTGATCGCGATCCTGTACTTCGCGGGCGTCTTCCCGGACGCCGTCTGGGTCCCGACGCTGTAACTCGACCGAAGCATTCGCATCCGACTTTTTTAGGTGCTACACTGCTCACCTCAGGGTATGACTGCCGATCCGCCGCTCGTCCTCGACATCGACGGGACGCTCACCCGCCCCGAGCGGTGGGGCATCGATCCCCGCGTCTTCGATCCGATCCGCGAGTGGGACGCCCCCGTCGTGATCGCCACCGGGAAGGCGTTCCCCTATCCAGTCGCCCTCTGTCACTTCGTCGGCGTGCCCGAACTCGTCGTCGCCGAGAACGGCGGCGTCGTCTACACCGGCGACGACGTCCACTTCACCGCCGATCGCGAGGCCGCCCAGGCCGTCGTCGAGGAGTACCGGGCCCGCGGCTACTCGCTCGGCTGGGGGCCGGAAGACACCGTCAACCGGTGGCGTGAGACCGAGATCGCCGTCAACCTGGAGCAGCCGATCGGACCCCTGCGCGAGATCGCCGCCGCCCACGGCCTCGAGGTGGTCGACACCGGCTACGCCTACCACGTGAAAGACCCCAGCCCGAACAAGGGCGACGGCGTCGAGACGATCGCAGACTACGTCGGGATCGACCTCGCCGAGTGCGTGGCCGTCGGCGACTCGATGAACGA
The nucleotide sequence above comes from Halosolutus halophilus. Encoded proteins:
- the glpK gene encoding glycerol kinase GlpK, with the translated sequence MTDNTYVGAVDQGTTGTRFIVFDHEGQVVASAYEKHEQIYPEPGWVEHDPMEIWENTKSVITTALGQAGISPDQLEALGVTNQRETTLLWDADSGKPVHNAIVWQDRRTTDRVEQLEEDGLVGTIREKTGLEADAYFSATKAEWLLDNADPIKLERSRPEDIRDRAEKGEVLFGTIDTWLIYNLTGNHITEVTNASRTMLYNIHDLEWDDDLLEEFSVPAEMLPEVRPSSDDDTYGTTDPEGFLEAEVPVAGALGDQQAALFGQTCFDAGDAKNTYGTGSFFLMNTGNEAVESDHGLLTTIGFQKSGEDVQYALEGSIFITGAAIEWLEDMTLIDDPAETAELARSVDSTDGVYVVPAFTGLGAPHWDQRARGTIVGMTRGTRKEHIVRATLESIAYQTRDVAEAMEADSGIEMTSLKVDGGAVKNNYLCQLQSDIIGSDIVRPVVDETTALGSAYAAGLAVGYWSDVDSLRDNWQVDAEFESEMNRDEADEMYDRWGDALERSRDWATDGGGE
- a CDS encoding phosphoglycolate phosphatase, whose protein sequence is MTADPPLVLDIDGTLTRPERWGIDPRVFDPIREWDAPVVIATGKAFPYPVALCHFVGVPELVVAENGGVVYTGDDVHFTADREAAQAVVEEYRARGYSLGWGPEDTVNRWRETEIAVNLEQPIGPLREIAAAHGLEVVDTGYAYHVKDPSPNKGDGVETIADYVGIDLAECVAVGDSMNDVSTFERVGRSFAVANADEAAKAAADDVLDQQHADGTLTVLDRVRGSE